In Gadus morhua chromosome 5, gadMor3.0, whole genome shotgun sequence, the genomic stretch TGTTTCTCATGTAAAGACATTCTGCTTCACCTGCGGGTCTAGGCACAGAACTTTCAGCAAGAACCCATCCCATGAAGCTACTAATGAGACACATCAAGCATTTCATGAAACAATAATTTTTTCCTCAAATGTTTCATATAATGGTTAAATACCAGCAATATAATAACCGGTAACCTAAAAGAAAACAGAATGAAAAGAATCACAGATCATGAGATCAGTAGATTTGCCAATAGAGTGGAAGCCATTGAAGACAGTGTTTCCATGGTGAATAGTGGATTGAGGAACAAAATGCAACTGTCAAGTGACccaggagggagatggggggtggCGGAGAACAGTATAGAACAGTCAGTTTTTCGACATATACAGAGCTTGGTGTTCACCTTCCTGCAATGTGCTGAACATCTTTCACCATTTAATTCACAACTTTCTTTTTGaccaagaagaaaaacaaaaaaataaactacAAAAGCGGCAAAACACAGGAAAACGGCAGTCTATACGGATAACCCAAGCAACACGGACAAAAGTGTCAAAAATAACTCCACGGAACAAGAAAACAGATTAACATGCCACAATGTCCAAAGACAAGTTTCTTTCACAGAAACCGCCCTAGATTCCTTTTTTTGTATCCTTaagtaataattataaaaaaatatataacaagaCACGTAATctcaaaaaacatatttttgcaGCAGGTAGACCAATCAGATCAAAGGATTTTGGAGGGAGAGGAAGCCACATTACATCATCACTGCACGGGACCATGCACACAACCCTGCAGCGGACCCACAagacgacgcacacacacacacacacacacacctccaagtCGTGCAACGGACACACTCGTgagctcacacacgcacacattcggTGTCAAACAAAGTACTAAGCGTTGATTGACGTGGGCCGAAACATTTACATTCCACTGTTGTTGTTCCCTAAACACCATATTCCAGCCGTCCCAAAAACCTAAAAAGACATTCATGGTAGAATTGTTATTTTTCTACCATAACCActgattcttttatttttggggCCGTTGGACAGTACGGCGTTGGTTTCCGTGCCGTCGTCACAAGTGGGTGTGGGTTCACTTGTGAAGCGCGTCCACTGGCATGGTGTGTATATAAAGCTCGTCGTgatcagaagagagagagagagagagagagagagccgggagCGGGACGACAGGCCAGGCGTGCAACAGGCTGGACCAACAATCAAGAAGAGCGAGGCCAAGAGCGGGGGGGGGAAAACACTTCCAGTGTCAATAGTGAAAACAATAATAGTAATAAGAAGAGGACGACGAATCTGTGCTGCTGTACTGCGGCGGGGGTCACGAAGACAGTCAAGCACGCACGttcacacgcgtacacacacacacacacacacacacacacacacacacacacacacacttttgcccATTGAAAGTTAACAGCAAGGAGGGCACAAGAGACAAGTAGGGGGGCGTTGCACAGAACCACAGTGTCACTGTTTCTTGGCTGGTTAGACGACGGTGGAGTGCTCGAAAGACGCTGACTTGTTTGGTTAAAGCCAGTGAGGGGGTGGAGCTTGGGtagtggagggggaggcggaggcggagcttGGGGATTTGGTTTGGTCACCGGTTCAGCCAATGAATGCTTGAGAGTCTCTACAGTGAGGTGGAGGGCAGCTTCTTAACGCGTCGCTGGGCCAAGAAGGAGCTCTCGATGGGCTTCAACTCCGGCGTGGGCTGGGAGTTCTTGAGGGCCGAATAGGTGGCGGCCATCGCACCCTGTAGGGAGAAGGAGTCGTCAAGCAACGTTTTGTGATCGGGATTGACGCATACACataaagagtttgtgtgttgatGACGGATGGATTTAGCAGGCTCACACCAGCCCCCGAATGTAAGCAGTCTGACTCGGGCAAGGgcgaggctgcttaaaccagccatcatccacacactcaaCAACATCTTGAGAATAAATAGACTTATCCAAGTACCCCAAAAAAATGTGGGTCAAATTATCTTGTGTACATGAGACACCACGTGATCGTTCCATCAGTGACACATATGACCATGGCGACCGTCTAGAGAGGGTCTACGGCGAGACGGTACCTTGACCAGCTTGAGGTCCTGGTGCGGGAGCTGGCTGTTGGGCAGGCTGTCCCTCTGGAGGATCCACGGGTGCTTCAGCACCTGCTTGGCGGTGAGCCTCTGGTGGGGGTCCACGTGCAGCATCTTGGACACCAGGTCctacaaaaataaatgatagaataGATAAAGGAATAGGAAGCAAAACCGTTTCCACGTAAAAACTGAAGTAGAACTGAGCTATAAAATGGGAAAATCACAACGAGCTGTTGGGATTTTTTTCTGAAGGAAACCTGTGCATTGGCTCAATCCGAGCCCGACATCATTGGACCAATTTTCAAACACCATTATTCTCAttgatatggggggggggggatttaccAGAATAAAACAATTTAAAGAGAACAATCCCCCCCATGGATTGACTCATGGATGTGAGATAGACAGCAAGGTATGGTAGGGGAGGtaataggggtgggaatctcttggcacctcacgattcgactCCGATTAGATTCTAAAACGATTAtcaatgcaacaaaaaaatgtatgtacatacgtgattttcaaatatatatatatatatacatctgagtttgctactcagagtttgctaatcacttcctacttttgcgatgatcattaaagacaaacagatgaattaacttatctaatattttattagagaaaaagcttctgtcacaaatatgactttctatgaataatgcaataatcaatgcagcttgcattacaaaACAATATGGAATAAAAAATAGGgttcagttttcttttctttctaatctttattttctatgtcattaaagaaaaagctgctcttagACAATTTTAAGAATAAGAACTTGTTTGTCGtccttgtgtctggctgtgagtttgcgtgcatgctatgcgtaggctgaatcgcaatcgtgtcaagacaaatcagattggccaatacacactgaagataaattaaataattttaaaatcactaaaattatccctctctggcgaacagaataaAAAACAGAAAGGCGAAcagataaaaagaaaataaactttTTTACTTAAAAttcagattattaatttatctacatcgagacagaatcgttctagagAGCTTTGCGATGCATCGCAGAATCGATAattttttcccacccctagaaGATAAGAGGGGCGGACaagcagcaaaggaccacggacAGGATTCAGACCCGGGTCGCTGCGCTCAGAAGAACCCAGCCTATACGGTACGCCCTGTACCCGGGGAGCTCCCGGGGAGCCCTGAACGGAGATACATTTAATGTCGTAAATAGCTGCAGTAGAAAAGGTTGCGGCAGGTATGATACGTCGATTATCTGTGTGACTCACGGAGGAGGGTTGTGAGTAGCCTACCTTTGCCGCGCTGGACACGTCGTCCCAGTTCCCTCCGCTCAGACTGAAGTGGCCGCTTCCTATCCTGCTCAGGATCTCATCGGGCGTGTCCTCTGGGCCGTTGGCGAATGGAGTGAAACTATGGGTGGGAACAGCAGAGAGGAAGACGCCGTGTGAATGAGTTGTGAAAACACTCAGTGCTGTGTTACGTAGAGTTTGTGGGTCTGTTATGAATGAGATAACTCCTGCGTCAGCGAAAGATTGCGAATGTGTGGTGGGTTTAGGAGActgaatgacaaaaaaaaaataataaaaaaaaagagggacaAGGTTGGCTGATTAACCGAAGAATGAGATTAAAAGGAAGAATGCcggtgcttgagtgtgtgtgtgtgtgtgtgcgcgcgtctgcCTGGGGGACTCACCCAGCGAGCATAGTGTACAGTAAGATCCCTAGACTCCAGATGTCGCAGCCTTCATCGTAGCCCTGTCGCTTCAACACCTGCAGCACAGGGAGGAAATACACTCATTATAGTTTTCCAGATGAACTGAAACACCAAGACAGCCTTTAgttagactgggtagccccgcccgttctgccggcgattcgagttcgccctgcagaagggtctggggaagagcaatacatttctttctagtttcGATGTGTTTTTTGCATGAGcaaatcaccaagctggctttacCCCCTGgagcgctattggctggtttaacacaatgacgacaggaaagcgacggcaagcagccaattgcgtacagagtcatttgaactaggcccgttgaacacgcctcttgtgctgaagaaaatgaagaCAGCTTTTCCCAGACCAACGTGAAATCTACGATGgtgcttggtctggcaatagccaggctagcctttAATAGTATGGCAAACTTTACCGTCATCAAACATGATTATAGCTAAAATATTTAcatgttaatattaattaagCTGTATTACTGTGCTGGTCTATGGTTGTTCTTCCTGTGTTTGCAAGGAAATTGTTGTGCACATAAATAATGTTCCACCCTGATAACCTGCTTCCTAAATAATAACGATTCAAACTGAACAAGAGGATCCTTTTGGTAAGACCAGCCAATGGCTGCTCACCTCCGGCGCTACAAAGTTAGCGGTGTAGCACGGTGTCATCAGCAAGCCGTTGTTAGCGCGTAACTGCTTAGCGAAGCCAAAGTCACAGATCCTGATGGACTCTGGGTTTCCCGACTCGTCAACGTACAAAATGTTACTGGGCTTTAGGTCTCTGTGCACCACctggaaagagacagagaaagagaaacaaagtgtgggagagagagaaacaattaGAGAAATATAGTAAGTGTGGTTGCAAAGCAAGCCATACTATTTTTAACATGCGTCTTATTAGTGTGGTTGCAAAGCAAGCTTCAtgggttttattaaaaaaaaaagtatccttCTTCATCCTAATTCTGAGTTATTATCCAACAATATAGTTTGGGGTATCATGTCCAAACCAATTCCAAAAATCCAGCCATATATGAATGCAGTACATATCAACTTTAATAGAGCAAAGCGGAATTTTTGTATTCACTATTCTTAATAGTACTGTTATTGATATTGAAAGTGAATGAGAGAATCAAAAATACTAAAATCATCCACTCCAAAACGTGAACACCTGAGAGTTGTTAAATTAAAAAAGCATATGtagaagaaataaataaaagccttTAATGCCCAAAAAACTACAACTCTTAAATAATTCCAACTGCCCAGAACTCCACCTCCCATAGATCTACACCTGGCCCAGGACTACAACTCCCCCAGGCATCCTGCTCACCccctgtgcgtggaggtaatcCACGGTCTTGGTGATGGTGTGCAGCACTGCGCTGGCCTCCCTCTCGGAGAAGGACTTCTGCTTGAGGATCCGGTCCAGCAGCTCGCCCCCACGCATCAGCTCCGTCACCAGGTACACCTGCTTCCCGGTGTCGTACACCTGGAACCCACACATGGCTACATGAACACAGGCAGAGGTACCATGGAGCGATTTCCccatagtgagtgagtgagtggctgagtgagtgagaaagagagtgagagagagtgagagggattgagagagagagagagtgagagagagagtaagtgattgagagagtgtgagtgagagagacaaagagagtgtgtatgtatgcatgtactcACATCCTTCAGAGTGATGATGTTGGGATGCTGGCCGTACCGGAGCAGAATCTCAATCTCCTCAGAGGCGTCTGTGTTGGTCTTGTCAATCATCTTTCAATCACAgaacaaccaatcagaaacTACAGGCAAGGAGATCAGGAGTTTTTGGGGCCGTTCACAATGGGACTACCAACAGATATTTTTCATATGTTGTACACTATCTCAAGAGATAAAATTGGAAAATGAACCCTCTATTGAAAGGTCAGGTAGAAAACAATTGCGCAATTTCAGATtatggccactagatggcaatTCAGTTCTGATTGAATCCCATTTACCTGAAAACCTCTCTTGGCTACTATACATTGATTTGTAAACAATGTTTTGTTGAAAAATGGTACCTGCACACTACAAAACCTGTTAATGGTCGTCTCGTGCAATCAAACACAACTTTGACGACCAAAACAACAAAGGTAAGACATAATCTTTAGTTGTAACTAGAAAAAGGTTATTTTTCCTCTAGTTCTGTGACTTTAAGTCACAGTTATATGGTTTTGACTGTTGGAATCAGTGGCGTCTCAGTGCTATTGATGGAAAAAGATCTGGCTATCGATGTGAACACATAGGTCGATATAGGCTGATGTCTCACAGACATCAGGGCTATTAACGTTGTGTGCGTGCGACAGTCACCTTGACAGCGTACTCTGTGTTGGTGGCCTTGTGGATGCAGCGCTTGCACACAGAGAAGGAGCCCATGCCGATGTCCTCCTTCAACACGTAGCCGTCGCTAAACAACAGGTTCTTCCCGTGCAGCTGCTGCAGGCCGGGAGGAGATGCATACACGTATGAgacggagaagagagagagaggaaaaggtaCAGTGGTGCTTCCCCCCACAGGATGTTGTGAGACTACAGTGGTGCGTGGGCCTCGGATACTCTGGCGGGTAAGGGGGGGCTCCAGGTGCATGCTCCCGCAGAAGAAGAtgtttagaaaaaataaatgcatcatcTGGTGCAACATTAAGAGGTTAGATCTATGAAGAACTTAGTACTCAAGTTAACCTTTCAAtaaatcaaaaacacattgaatgTCATAGCTGATACATATACCACCTGTCGAGTGGTTTGCATTAGAACGCTTTCCCCCCGATCTTAGCTCTTAGATCTTAGCTTCTTTAATTAGCTCTAAAAATGCTGCagatttacttcaaaaagtacAACATTTCCTTCCGGAGGAGCACGCCCACGGAGCCCCCTAGAGGGTGCCAACATAGTCTCAAGAACTCCTGTGGGGAAACACTATCGAAAAAATCATCATTAGTTATTtagttgctttttttttcttctttttttattaaattgagAGGCTAGcatcttttatttttgtaacaTTTGAACCATGTTGTTTTGACCATGAATCCAACTCCACCATGTACAGGTAGCTCCTTATCGTACACACAGCAGAGAGGCTCTCGCCCTATTGGGTGTTGGTTGTGACCGCTGACCTGGACCACCGGGTGGGGTTTGGGCTGGCTGGCCTCCTcagacccctcctcctccagcatggCGGCGGCTACGAAGCTGAAGCCCCTGAAGAGCTGGTGGGCTCCAGCGCTGGGGGGCACACCTGGGGAGTCTGTCACGACGAGTGAACGACAGCGCCGTCAACGACCATAACAGTCCACTGACCTTAATGGACTTAAGGACTAAACCCCACACCTAAGGACTGACTATTGTAaccttgttatttatttatttttttcaatactACTTcatcatatttattatatatttatttatttacttaacaCACAGGTCACCTACAAACGGACAGTTACATGTATatagtatgtttattttatcttattcaaATAGCTTTGtactataattttattttaaaaaaaattactgCTGGTCACCAGTGCATTTCTTCCAAGGGTGATTAATAAAGGACTATCTTACCTTAATCATACATGAcattatgtatatgtgtatgtagcAGTACTCATCCTATAGATCT encodes the following:
- the rps6ka1 gene encoding ribosomal protein S6 kinase alpha-1 isoform X3 produces the protein MPLAQISEPWPTMELVQLETENGQSTTEDGDTPAVKEETEIKEINITHVVKEGSEKADASQFELLKVLGQGSFGKVFLVRKVTPPDDNQLYAMKVLKKATLKVRDRVRTKMERNILADVNHPFVVKLHYAFQTEGKLYLILDFLRGGDLFTRLSKEVMFTEEDVKFYLAELALGLDHLHGLGIIYRDLKPENILLDEEGHIKLTDFGLCKEAIDHEKAYSFCGTVEYMAPEVVNRQGHIQSADWWSFGVLMFEMLTGALPFQGKDRKETMNLILKARLGMPQFLSTEAQSLLRALFKRNPANRLGSGADGAEEIKRHTFFSTIDWNKLFRREINPPFKPAVARPDDTFYFDTEFTSRTPKDSPGVPPSAGAHQLFRGFSFVAAAMLEEEGSEEASQPKPHPVVQQLHGKNLLFSDGYVLKEDIGMGSFSVCKRCIHKATNTEYAVKMIDKTNTDASEEIEILLRYGQHPNIITLKDVYDTGKQVYLVTELMRGGELLDRILKQKSFSEREASAVLHTITKTVDYLHAQGVVHRDLKPSNILYVDESGNPESIRICDFGFAKQLRANNGLLMTPCYTANFVAPEVLKRQGYDEGCDIWSLGILLYTMLAGFTPFANGPEDTPDEILSRIGSGHFSLSGGNWDDVSSAAKDLVSKMLHVDPHQRLTAKQVLKHPWILQRDSLPNSQLPHQDLKLVKGAMAATYSALKNSQPTPELKPIESSFLAQRRVKKLPSTSL
- the rps6ka1 gene encoding ribosomal protein S6 kinase alpha-1 isoform X4; translation: MWRPWFHTKIRSTVRKSHINWIEKDFAKIKAQEETEIKEINITHVVKEGSEKADASQFELLKVLGQGSFGKVFLVRKVTPPDDNQLYAMKVLKKATLKVRDRVRTKMERNILADVNHPFVVKLHYAFQTEGKLYLILDFLRGGDLFTRLSKEVMFTEEDVKFYLAELALGLDHLHGLGIIYRDLKPENILLDEEGHIKLTDFGLCKEAIDHEKAYSFCGTVEYMAPEVVNRQGHIQSADWWSFGVLMFEMLTGALPFQGKDRKETMNLILKARLGMPQFLSTEAQSLLRALFKRNPANRLGSGADGAEEIKRHTFFSTIDWNKLFRREINPPFKPAVARPDDTFYFDTEFTSRTPKDSPGVPPSAGAHQLFRGFSFVAAAMLEEEGSEEASQPKPHPVVQQLHGKNLLFSDGYVLKEDIGMGSFSVCKRCIHKATNTEYAVKMIDKTNTDASEEIEILLRYGQHPNIITLKDVYDTGKQVYLVTELMRGGELLDRILKQKSFSEREASAVLHTITKTVDYLHAQGVVHRDLKPSNILYVDESGNPESIRICDFGFAKQLRANNGLLMTPCYTANFVAPEVLKRQGYDEGCDIWSLGILLYTMLAGFTPFANGPEDTPDEILSRIGSGHFSLSGGNWDDVSSAAKDLVSKMLHVDPHQRLTAKQVLKHPWILQRDSLPNSQLPHQDLKLVKGAMAATYSALKNSQPTPELKPIESSFLAQRRVKKLPSTSL
- the rps6ka1 gene encoding ribosomal protein S6 kinase alpha-1 isoform X2 — translated: MGWAIVTMEKDKRRFKLGRLLALYSPRKQQHKASLVAMASTGSPAGRNGRREETEIKEINITHVVKEGSEKADASQFELLKVLGQGSFGKVFLVRKVTPPDDNQLYAMKVLKKATLKVRDRVRTKMERNILADVNHPFVVKLHYAFQTEGKLYLILDFLRGGDLFTRLSKEVMFTEEDVKFYLAELALGLDHLHGLGIIYRDLKPENILLDEEGHIKLTDFGLCKEAIDHEKAYSFCGTVEYMAPEVVNRQGHIQSADWWSFGVLMFEMLTGALPFQGKDRKETMNLILKARLGMPQFLSTEAQSLLRALFKRNPANRLGSGADGAEEIKRHTFFSTIDWNKLFRREINPPFKPAVARPDDTFYFDTEFTSRTPKDSPGVPPSAGAHQLFRGFSFVAAAMLEEEGSEEASQPKPHPVVQQLHGKNLLFSDGYVLKEDIGMGSFSVCKRCIHKATNTEYAVKMIDKTNTDASEEIEILLRYGQHPNIITLKDVYDTGKQVYLVTELMRGGELLDRILKQKSFSEREASAVLHTITKTVDYLHAQGVVHRDLKPSNILYVDESGNPESIRICDFGFAKQLRANNGLLMTPCYTANFVAPEVLKRQGYDEGCDIWSLGILLYTMLAGFTPFANGPEDTPDEILSRIGSGHFSLSGGNWDDVSSAAKDLVSKMLHVDPHQRLTAKQVLKHPWILQRDSLPNSQLPHQDLKLVKGAMAATYSALKNSQPTPELKPIESSFLAQRRVKKLPSTSL